From Flavobacteriales bacterium, the proteins below share one genomic window:
- a CDS encoding adenylate kinase — protein MSQVQLHDKQFKLSIPSDHIQAAISAMASHLKKDIGDDAPLFLGVLNGCFRFASDLIANYEGPCDISFVKVASYEGTRSTGQVKRLIGLDEKIAGRTVVVLEDIVDTGETIENILFDLESRNAKRVIIATLLFKPDAYIKDYPIDHVALEVPNDFLVGYGLDYDGLGRNLNDIYVLDTDTEKRMKNIILFGPPGAGKGTQSTRMVKDHDLVHLSTGDIFRTNIKGGTELGNLAKSYMDKGELVPDDVTIRMLEAEVEEHPDAQGFIFDGFPRTEAQAVALDGFLERKGTTIHKMLALEVPEEELVERLLERGKESGRADDANEEVIRNRIKVYERETAIVADHYREQGKFVAVDGIGSIEAISERLAEAIA, from the coding sequence ATGAGTCAGGTCCAACTACACGACAAGCAATTCAAGCTGAGTATTCCCTCAGATCACATCCAAGCGGCCATCTCCGCCATGGCCTCTCATTTGAAGAAGGATATCGGAGATGACGCGCCTCTTTTCCTAGGTGTGTTGAATGGGTGCTTCCGCTTTGCATCCGACCTCATCGCCAATTACGAGGGCCCCTGTGATATAAGCTTTGTCAAGGTGGCCAGCTATGAAGGCACGCGATCTACCGGACAGGTCAAGCGTCTTATCGGTCTGGACGAGAAGATAGCAGGACGCACCGTGGTAGTCCTCGAGGATATCGTGGACACCGGAGAGACCATAGAGAATATCCTTTTCGATCTGGAGTCACGCAATGCCAAGCGTGTGATCATCGCGACTTTACTTTTCAAGCCGGATGCCTACATCAAAGATTACCCCATCGATCACGTGGCACTGGAGGTCCCCAATGACTTCTTGGTCGGCTATGGACTTGACTATGATGGTCTGGGGAGGAATCTGAACGATATCTATGTATTGGACACCGATACCGAGAAACGAATGAAGAATATCATACTATTTGGCCCTCCTGGAGCTGGAAAGGGTACCCAGAGCACCCGTATGGTCAAGGATCACGACCTGGTACACCTCAGCACCGGGGATATCTTCCGGACCAATATCAAGGGAGGTACAGAATTAGGGAATCTCGCCAAGAGCTATATGGACAAAGGAGAACTCGTTCCAGATGATGTGACCATACGTATGCTCGAGGCCGAGGTAGAGGAACATCCTGATGCCCAAGGCTTCATTTTCGATGGATTCCCGCGTACAGAGGCTCAAGCAGTAGCACTGGATGGCTTCTTGGAAAGGAAGGGAACGACCATCCATAAGATGCTTGCACTGGAAGTGCCTGAAGAAGAATTGGTAGAGCGCCTGCTGGAACGCGGTAAGGAGAGCGGTCGGGCCGATGATGCCAATGAAGAGGTCATCCGCAACCGTATCAAAGTCTACGAACGAGAGACCGCCATCGTGGCCGACCACTATCGGGAGCAAGGCAAATTCGTGGCCGTAGATGGAATAGGCTCCATCGAAGCCATCTCCGAACGTCTCGCTGAGGCCATTGCATAG